A stretch of Verrucomicrobiota bacterium DNA encodes these proteins:
- a CDS encoding DNA repair protein RecN: MLQFLKVENLALIDSVEMECEAGFTAVTGETGAGKSLLMGALALLSGQRADRSMIRDEAEFCEVQAVLFFSDPRRVNEALERQGLEPLENGEMILIRRMQAGGGQRIQINGTVSTLTQLAGVGEAWLELHGPDAPLALFHEAEQIDLLDAFAGNGALRQEFEGIFSRWTDTRKRIEAVEGTAVLSEDEMSFLQSQIDEIRSLSLSEAWVEKLETDFRRVSHAREIDGFFESIEEALTGENGVPERLSEVYRYALKLQELVPEKVSSQVNRLDALLIELSDFVTDLNGLRSILEVDPYEIEEVEENMKRWMGIRRKHGASVETVLAKCAEMEERIAAQGDLEGTLGRLREEEQKLRVEVEEVGRKLTEKRKTEAKPLADKVTDLLKRLGFKRPTFRVDVETTERWSKRGTSVCEYLFSGTAGQGALPLAKVASSGEIARVTLALKTVLAAVDRTAVLVFDEIDANVGGEVGREIGREMVRLSKENQVFTITHLPQVAALADGHFVVRKDQSENDSLVHLEDLSANQDERIDEIARMLGDRRSKTARSHAIEMLGGA, encoded by the coding sequence ATGCTGCAATTTCTCAAAGTCGAAAATCTCGCCTTAATCGATTCGGTCGAGATGGAGTGTGAGGCGGGATTCACGGCAGTTACGGGAGAAACGGGAGCAGGAAAGAGCCTTTTGATGGGTGCCTTAGCGTTACTCTCTGGTCAGCGCGCGGACCGTTCAATGATTCGGGATGAGGCCGAATTCTGTGAAGTGCAGGCAGTTCTGTTTTTTTCGGATCCGCGGCGGGTGAACGAGGCACTGGAGCGGCAAGGTCTGGAACCGTTGGAGAATGGAGAGATGATTCTGATTCGCCGCATGCAGGCTGGAGGAGGGCAGCGGATTCAAATCAATGGTACGGTATCCACTCTCACACAGTTAGCAGGGGTTGGAGAGGCATGGTTGGAACTGCATGGACCCGATGCCCCGCTTGCTCTGTTCCATGAGGCCGAACAGATCGACCTGCTGGATGCCTTCGCGGGAAACGGTGCACTGCGGCAAGAGTTTGAAGGAATTTTCAGTCGTTGGACGGACACCCGGAAGCGCATTGAGGCGGTTGAAGGAACAGCGGTTCTTTCGGAGGATGAAATGAGTTTCTTGCAGTCCCAGATCGACGAAATTCGAAGTCTTTCTCTCTCCGAGGCGTGGGTAGAGAAACTAGAAACGGACTTCCGGCGGGTGTCTCATGCACGGGAGATCGACGGGTTCTTTGAGAGTATCGAGGAAGCCCTGACGGGTGAGAATGGTGTTCCCGAGAGATTATCTGAAGTCTACCGTTATGCACTGAAGCTGCAGGAATTGGTGCCGGAAAAGGTGAGTTCACAGGTAAACCGACTGGATGCCCTCCTGATTGAATTGAGTGATTTCGTTACCGACCTGAACGGATTGCGGTCAATCCTCGAGGTCGACCCCTACGAGATCGAAGAGGTGGAGGAGAATATGAAACGATGGATGGGGATCCGTCGAAAGCATGGGGCTTCGGTGGAAACGGTTCTCGCAAAGTGTGCTGAGATGGAGGAGCGAATTGCTGCCCAGGGCGATTTAGAAGGCACGCTTGGAAGACTTCGCGAAGAAGAGCAGAAGCTCCGGGTGGAGGTAGAAGAGGTTGGCAGGAAATTGACAGAGAAACGAAAAACAGAGGCGAAGCCCTTAGCCGATAAAGTTACGGATCTCTTGAAGCGCCTGGGATTCAAACGGCCCACTTTCCGGGTCGATGTCGAAACAACCGAACGTTGGTCCAAACGTGGAACATCGGTCTGTGAATACCTTTTTTCAGGGACGGCCGGCCAAGGTGCCTTACCGCTGGCAAAAGTGGCCTCAAGCGGAGAAATTGCTCGTGTGACCTTGGCGCTGAAAACCGTTCTTGCTGCGGTGGACCGCACGGCAGTTCTGGTCTTTGATGAAATTGACGCCAATGTTGGGGGAGAAGTCGGTCGGGAGATCGGCAGGGAAATGGTGCGCCTCTCTAAAGAGAATCAAGTTTTCACGATCACCCATTTGCCGCAGGTTGCTGCCTTGGCCGATGGCCACTTTGTTGTCAGGAAAGACCAATCGGAAAACGATTCTTTGGTCCATCTTGAGGACCTTTCTGCCAATCAAGATGAAAGGATCGACGAGATCGCTCGTATGCTTGGAGATCGAAGGTCAAAGACCGCACGATCGCACGCAATAGAGATGCTCGGAGGAGCGTGA
- a CDS encoding TIGR01777 family oxidoreductase, whose amino-acid sequence MNRRRVVLAGGTGFMGRALSRHFIDNGYEVVVLTRQKRSDEDGLHYVRWDGRAIGDWVGQIDGAWGIINLTGRNVDCRYNKRNRRKIYDSRIDSVGVLERAIQLAKIPPKVWVQTATTAILGDAGEEICDETAPEGHGFSPGVARAWEEAFNWARVDPVRKVLFRVSFVLGRNGGALKRLKLLGRFFLGGAVGTGKQFYSWIHIDDLCRMYEWAIEHEEIAGLYNATGPGPVRNKIFMQALRRAIGRPWAPRAPTFLVKFGCFFLRTEPELALLGRRCIPKRFQEAGFTFKYPVIENALDDLI is encoded by the coding sequence ATGAATAGGAGAAGGGTGGTTCTAGCCGGGGGAACGGGTTTCATGGGTCGGGCATTGAGTCGCCACTTCATCGACAATGGCTACGAGGTGGTGGTTCTGACTCGACAAAAAAGGTCCGACGAGGATGGCCTCCACTACGTGCGATGGGATGGTAGGGCGATTGGTGATTGGGTTGGGCAAATAGATGGAGCTTGGGGGATCATCAATTTGACGGGTAGAAACGTTGATTGCCGATACAATAAGCGAAACCGGCGGAAAATTTACGATTCGAGGATCGATTCTGTCGGTGTGCTCGAACGCGCAATTCAACTAGCAAAAATTCCACCAAAAGTCTGGGTTCAGACGGCTACTACGGCAATTCTTGGGGATGCCGGAGAGGAGATTTGTGATGAAACGGCTCCTGAGGGACACGGTTTCTCACCTGGCGTAGCGCGGGCTTGGGAAGAGGCCTTTAACTGGGCGAGAGTCGATCCCGTCCGAAAGGTCCTGTTTCGAGTCAGTTTCGTTCTGGGGCGCAATGGCGGAGCGCTTAAGCGGCTCAAGCTTCTCGGTCGGTTCTTTCTGGGTGGAGCTGTTGGAACGGGCAAGCAGTTCTACAGCTGGATCCACATCGATGATCTTTGCAGGATGTATGAGTGGGCTATCGAACACGAAGAGATTGCCGGACTCTACAACGCTACTGGTCCCGGGCCTGTGAGGAACAAAATTTTCATGCAAGCACTTCGGAGAGCGATAGGCAGGCCATGGGCGCCTCGTGCGCCTACGTTCCTCGTTAAATTCGGGTGTTTCTTTCTACGGACAGAGCCGGAGCTTGCCCTTCTTGGGAGGCGCTGCATCCCCAAACGATTTCAGGAAGCCGGATTCACGTTTAAGTATCCTGTAATCGAGAACGCACTCGATGACCTGATCTAA